A window of the Henckelia pumila isolate YLH828 chromosome 3, ASM3356847v2, whole genome shotgun sequence genome harbors these coding sequences:
- the LOC140887655 gene encoding ABC transporter A family member 1 isoform X3, producing MEQHLESSGVCFLVCLLMMVVDTFLYGAVGLCLDKVLHRENKLLYQWRLRKHFWRKKNDSKQFSSSSVVKLAGSDSGINSRPFQRDANEASVEEIGLELKQQESDGRCIQIRGLHKVYDTKKASCCAVNSLQLTLYENQILALLGHNGAGKSTTMSMLVGLVHPTSGDALVFGRNILTDMDEIRKSLGVCPQYDILFPELTVKEHLEIFSDLKGVNEDRLKNAVMEMAEEVGLADKLNTVVGALSGGMRRKLSLGIALIGDSKVVILDEPTSGMDPYSMRLTWQLIKRIKKGRIILLTTHSMDEADVLGDRIAIMANGSLKCCGSSFFLKQKYGVGYTLTLVKTTPTTSAAADIVYRHIPSAICVSEVGNELTFKLPLASSSSFESMFREIECYVQRSNPTVGTVGYGDGNSLGIESYGISVTTLEEVFLRVAGGDFDNTECLDSKKLLTTPDSNVQQPGENHTSNRIIYSKLCKSCIEVIGYMMATMGKASGLFWATTLHILNFISMQCCCFCTFSRSTFWKHSKALIIKRAMSARRDQKTIVFQLLIPAIFLLFGLLLVKLKPHPDQQSITFTTSRFNPLLTGGGGGGPIPFDLSSLAANEVSEHVHGGWIQKFQPTTYRFPDSQKAFEDAVEAAGPTLGPILLSMSEYLMSSFNESYQSRYGAVVVDKRSEDGSLGYTILHNSSCQHAAPTFVNLINSAILRLATLDENMTIQTRNHPLPLTQSQRLQRHDLDAFTVAIIVNIAFSFIPASFAVAVVKEREVKAKHQQLISGVSVLSYWASTYIWDFISFLIPSTFAILLFSIFGLDQFIGRASFFPTILMFLGYGSAIASSTYCLTFFFSEHSMAQNVVLLVHFFTGLVLMVISFIMGLIESTTYANTLLKNFFRLSPGFCFADGLASLALLRQGVKKGSGDTVFDWNVTGASICYLAAEGIIYFVLTLGLELLLPLKINFVTASELFTSVKKMFDTTSSSSLQPLLKSSSGDANDLEEDIDVQTERNRVLSGSVGRAIIYLRNLRKVYPGGKQQGSKIAVHSLTFSVQEGECFGFLGPNGAGKTTTLSMLSGEESPSSGTAFIFGKDIGSSPKAARRHIGYCPQFDALLEFVTVREHLYLYARIKGVQEYELERVVTEKLVEFDLLKHADKPSYALSGGNKRKLSVAIAMIGDPPIVILDEPSTGMDPIAKRFMWEVISRLSTRRGKTAVILTTHSMNEAQALCTRIGIMVGGKLRCIGSPQHLKNRFGNHLELEVKPTEVSSLDLVTLCQAIQEEFFDIPYHPRSLLTDLEGCIGGTESTTAATAAEISLSDEIIVTIGRWLGNVERVESLVSGDCGSHGILGEQLSEQLLRDGGIPLPVFSEWWLTIDKFSAIDSFIQSSFPGATYQGSNGLSAKYQMPFQEDLSLADVFGHMERNRNELGISEYSISQSTLETIFNHFASNS from the exons ATGGAGCAACATCTG GAGTCTTCAGGGGTTTGTTTCTTGGTCTGCCTTTTGATGATGGTGGTTGACACTTTCTTATATGGTGCAGTTGGTTTGTGTTTAGATAAG GTCCTTCATAGGGAAAATAAGTTGCTCTACCAATGGCGTTTACGTAAGCACTTTTGGAGGAAGAAAAATGATAGCAAGCAATTTTCTTCCAGTTCTGTGGTCAAACTGGCTGGCAGTGACTCTGGGATAAACAGTCGTCCATTTCAAAGAGATGCAAATGAAGCATCCGTGGAAGAAATAGGTTTAGAATTAAAGCAACAAGAGTCCGATGGCAG ATGTATTCAGATTAGAGGTCTGCACAAGGTGTATGATACTAAGAAGGCAAGTTGCTGTGCTGTCAATTCTTTACAATTGACGCTgtatgaaaatcaaattctcgCTCTTTTAG GACACAATGGTGCTGGTAAAAGCACAACAATGTCCATGCTCGTTGGTCTTGTTCATCCTACATCTGGAGATGCATTAGTTTTTGGACGGAACATCTTGACAGACATG GATGAAATTCGCAAAAGTTTGGGTGTCTGCCCACAATACGACATTCTTTTTCCAGAATTGACA GTGAAGGAGCACTtggaaatattttctgatctAAAAGGTGTGAATGAAGATCGCTTGAAAAATGCTGTGATGGAAATGGCTGAAGAA GTAGGTTTGGCAGACAAGCTCAATACTGTTGTGGGAGCTCTTTCTGGAGGCATGAGGAGGAAACTATCTCTTGGAATTGCATTAATAGGAGACAGCAAG GTTGTTATTCTTGATGAACCCACAAGTGGAATGGATCCTTACTCAATGCGGTTGACATGGCAGttaattaaaagaattaaaaagGGAAGGATAATATTACTAACTACTCACTCCATGGATGAAGCTGATGTGCTAGGAGATCGAATTGCTATCATGGCTAATGGTTCTCTGAAATGCTGCGGAAG TTCCTTTTTCTTAAAGCAGAAGTATGGTGTTGGTTACACTCTTACTCTGGTCAAG ACTACACCTACTACCTCTGCAGCAGCTGATATAGTTTACCGTCACATCCCATCAGCGATATGCGTGAGCGAA GTTGGTAATGAGCTTACATTCAAGCTTCCTCTTGCTTCCTCCTCATCATTTGAGAGCATGTTTCGGGAAATAGAGTGTTATGTGCAAAGATCAAATCCTACTGTTGGAACTGTAGGTTATGGGGATGGTAATTCGCTTGGCATTGAAAGTTATGGCATTTCTGTCACAACTTTAGAGGAAGTATTTTTGAGAGTTGCTGGTGGTGATTTTGATAACACTGAGTGCCTTGATAGTAAGAAGCTTTTAACAACTCCTGATTCTAATGTTCAGCAACCCGGCGAAAATCACACATCAAATCGAATAATTTATTCAAAACTTTGCAAAAGTTGTATTGAAGTTATTGGCTACATGATGGCGACTATGGGGAAAGCTAGTGGTCTATTTTGGGCAACTACTCTGCATATCTTAAATTTCATTAGTATGCAGTGTTGTTGCTTTTGCACATTTTCAAGGTCAACTTTCTGGAAACACTCAAAAGCATTAATTATAAAGAGAGCAATGTCAGCTCGCCGTGATCAAAAAACAATTGTTTTTCAGTTGTTGATCCCGGCCATCTTTTTGCTTTTCGGTCTTCTTTTAGTCAAGCTTAAGCCGCATCCCGACCAGCAATCCATAACCTTCACAACCTCACGCTTCAATCCACTATTAActggtggaggtggaggtggaccAATTCCTTTCGATCTATCGTCGCTAGCTGCAAATGAG GTTTCGGAGCATGTGCATGGAGGATGGATTCAAAAATTTCAACCGACTACATATAGATTTCCTGATTCACAGAAGGCATTTGAAGATGCTGTTGAAGCTGCGGGGCCAACTTTGGGGCCAATTTTACTTTCAATGAGTGAATATCTAATGTCTAGCTTTAATGAATCCTATCAGTCTAG ATATGGAGCAGTAGTTGTTGATAAACGGAGTGAGGATGGAAGTCTTGGTTACACCATTCTTCACAATAGTTCCTGCCAGCATGCTGCTCCAACCTTTGTTAATTTGATAAATTCAGCAATACTCAGGCTTGCTACCCTTGACGAGAATATGACTATTCAAACACGTAATCACCCTTTGCCACTGACACAGAGTCAGCGTCTGCAACGTCAT GATCTGGATGCCTTTACTGTGGCCATTATTGTTAATATTGCCTTCTCCTTCATCCCTGCTTCATTTGCAGTGGCCGTTGTGAAG GAACGTGAAGTGAAAGCAAAGCACCAACAACTTATTAGTGGG GTGTCTGTACTTTCATATTGGGCTTCAACTTATATATGGGATTTCATCAGCTTCTTAATTCCGTCCACTTTTGCGATTCTTCTTTTTTCCATATTTG GTCTAGATCAATTCATCGGGAGGGCCTCTTTCTTCCCAACTATCCTCATGTTTCTAGGATATGGATCGGCAATTGCATCATCTACGTACTGCCTGACGTTTTTCTTTTCTGAACATAGCATGGCACAG AATGTTGTCCTCTTGGTACATTTTTTCACTGGGCTCGTTCTTATGGTTATATCATTCATAATGGGGCTCATAGAATCAACAACATATGCGAACACTCTTCTCAAG AATTTCTTCAGATTGTCGCCTGGGTTTTGTTTTGCTGATGGATTAGCTTCGTTAGCTCTTTTGCGCCAGGGGGTGAAAAAAGGATCAGGTGATACTGTATTTGACTGGAATGTAACTGGTGCCTCCATTTGTTATTTGGCTGCTGAG GGCATCATTTACTTTGTGTTGACACTTGGTCTTGAACTTTTGCTTCCtctcaaaataaattttgtgaCAGCATCTGAGTTGTTTACAAGTGTAAAAAAAATGTTCGACACAACTTCCAGTAGCTCTTTACAACCGCTTCTTAAATCAAGCTCAGGAGATGCTAATGATCTTGAAGAGGATATAGATGTACAAACAGAAAGAAACAGGGTGCTATCAGGTTCAGTGGGCAGGGCTATTATCTATCTGCGTAATCTTCGTAAG GTTTATCCAGGAGGGAAGCAACAGGGTTCAAAAATCGCAGTTCATTCATTGACGTTTTCTGTACAAGAAGGAGAATGTTTTGGTTTTCTTGGCCCTAATGGAGCAGGGAAAACAACAACTCTGTCGATGCTCTCTG GAGAAGAAAGTCCCAGCTCTGGAACTGCCTTTATTTTTGGTAAAGATATCGGATCCAGCCCGAAGGCTGCTCGTCGACAT ATTGGTTATTGTCCGCAATTTGATGCTCTGCTTGAGTTTGTCACTGTCCGGGAACACCTTTACCTCTATGCAAGAATAAAAGGAGTTCAAGAGTACGAACTTGAACGT GTAGTGACTGAAAAGTTGGTGGAATTTGACTTGTTGAAGCATGCTGATAAACCATCATATGCATTAAGTGGTGGAAACAAACGGAAATTATCTGTTGCAATTGCAATGATTGGAGATCCTCCTATTGTAATTCTTGACGAGCCATCTACTG GAATGGATCCTATTGCTAAAAGATTCATGTGGGAAGTTATATCACGGCTATCAACTAGACGAGGAAAGACAGCTGTCATCCTAACTACCCACAGCATGAATGAGGCTCAAGCTCTTTGTACTAGGATCGGGATAATG GTTGGAGGAAAGCTAAGATGCATTGGGAGTCCTCAACATTTGAAAAATAGATTTGGAAATCATCTTGAACTAGAG GTTAAACCGACTGAAGTAAGCTCCTTGGACTTGGTTACTTTGTGCCAAGCCATTCAGGAGGAGTTCTTCGACATTCCGTATCATCCACGAAGTTTACTTACTGACCTTGAAGGTTGTATTGGGGGTACTGAGTCAACAACTGCAGCTACAGCAGCCGAGATCAGCTTATCGGATGAAATTATTGTTACAATCGGAAGATGGCTTGGCAATGTAGAAAGAGTGGAGAGTCTTGTATCAGGAGATTGCGGTTCTCATGGGATTTTGGGTGAACAGTTGTCCGAGCAATTGCTTCGTGATG GGGGTATTCCACTGCCCGTGTTTTCAGAGTGGTGGTTAACGATAGACAAATTTTCAGCAATTGATTCATTTATTCAGTCCTCCTTTCCTGGTGCAACGTACCAAGGTAGTAATGGATTGAGCGCGAAATATCAG ATGCCGTTCCAGGAAGATCTCTCGCTTGCTGATGTTTTTGGGCACATGGAAAGGAACAG AAATGAACTGGGTATATCTGAGTACAGCATCAGCCAATCTACACTCGAGACAATATTTAACCATTTTGCTTCGAATTCTTGA
- the LOC140887655 gene encoding ABC transporter A family member 1 isoform X1 produces MEKNGEKMKTRSSRRQLKAMLRKNWLLKIRHPFITCAEILLPTVLMLLLMAVRMRVDTKLHPPQPYIRKDMLVEVGKDAKSVPFNQILELLYNKGEYLAFAPDTSETRMMINILSIKFPLLELTSIIYKDEEELETYIRSDLYGADDQVKNATNPKIKGAVVFHDQGPKVFDYSIRLNHTWAFSGFPDVKSIMDINGPYLNDLELGVNTIPIMQYSFSGFLTLQQVLDSFIIYVQQQRVANIDTKDLVSPSKSALFHTQLIPWTQFSPSNIRLFPFPTRAYTDDEFQSIVKKVMGVLYLLGFLYPISQLISYSVFEKEQRIKEGLYMMGLKDEMFHLSWFLTYALQFGVSSGVITLCTMGTLFKYSDKTLVFVYFFSFGLSSITLSFLISTFFTRAKTAIAVGTLSFLGAFFPYYTVNDEAVSLILKVMASFLSPTAFALGSINFADYERAQVGLRWSNIWRESSGVCFLVCLLMMVVDTFLYGAVGLCLDKVLHRENKLLYQWRLRKHFWRKKNDSKQFSSSSVVKLAGSDSGINSRPFQRDANEASVEEIGLELKQQESDGRCIQIRGLHKVYDTKKASCCAVNSLQLTLYENQILALLGHNGAGKSTTMSMLVGLVHPTSGDALVFGRNILTDMDEIRKSLGVCPQYDILFPELTVKEHLEIFSDLKGVNEDRLKNAVMEMAEEVGLADKLNTVVGALSGGMRRKLSLGIALIGDSKVVILDEPTSGMDPYSMRLTWQLIKRIKKGRIILLTTHSMDEADVLGDRIAIMANGSLKCCGSSFFLKQKYGVGYTLTLVKTTPTTSAAADIVYRHIPSAICVSEVGNELTFKLPLASSSSFESMFREIECYVQRSNPTVGTVGYGDGNSLGIESYGISVTTLEEVFLRVAGGDFDNTECLDSKKLLTTPDSNVQQPGENHTSNRIIYSKLCKSCIEVIGYMMATMGKASGLFWATTLHILNFISMQCCCFCTFSRSTFWKHSKALIIKRAMSARRDQKTIVFQLLIPAIFLLFGLLLVKLKPHPDQQSITFTTSRFNPLLTGGGGGGPIPFDLSSLAANEVSEHVHGGWIQKFQPTTYRFPDSQKAFEDAVEAAGPTLGPILLSMSEYLMSSFNESYQSRYGAVVVDKRSEDGSLGYTILHNSSCQHAAPTFVNLINSAILRLATLDENMTIQTRNHPLPLTQSQRLQRHDLDAFTVAIIVNIAFSFIPASFAVAVVKEREVKAKHQQLISGVSVLSYWASTYIWDFISFLIPSTFAILLFSIFGLDQFIGRASFFPTILMFLGYGSAIASSTYCLTFFFSEHSMAQNVVLLVHFFTGLVLMVISFIMGLIESTTYANTLLKNFFRLSPGFCFADGLASLALLRQGVKKGSGDTVFDWNVTGASICYLAAEGIIYFVLTLGLELLLPLKINFVTASELFTSVKKMFDTTSSSSLQPLLKSSSGDANDLEEDIDVQTERNRVLSGSVGRAIIYLRNLRKVYPGGKQQGSKIAVHSLTFSVQEGECFGFLGPNGAGKTTTLSMLSGEESPSSGTAFIFGKDIGSSPKAARRHIGYCPQFDALLEFVTVREHLYLYARIKGVQEYELERVVTEKLVEFDLLKHADKPSYALSGGNKRKLSVAIAMIGDPPIVILDEPSTGMDPIAKRFMWEVISRLSTRRGKTAVILTTHSMNEAQALCTRIGIMVGGKLRCIGSPQHLKNRFGNHLELEVKPTEVSSLDLVTLCQAIQEEFFDIPYHPRSLLTDLEGCIGGTESTTAATAAEISLSDEIIVTIGRWLGNVERVESLVSGDCGSHGILGEQLSEQLLRDGGIPLPVFSEWWLTIDKFSAIDSFIQSSFPGATYQGSNGLSAKYQMPFQEDLSLADVFGHMERNRNELGISEYSISQSTLETIFNHFASNS; encoded by the exons ATGGAGAAGAACGGAGAGAAAATGAAGACGAGGTCTTCAAGAAGACAGTTGAAAGCCATGCTCCGAAAGAATTGGCTTCTCAAGATACGCCACCCGTTCATCACCTGTGCGGAG ATATTGCTTCCTACTGTTCTTATGTTGCTGCTCATGGCCGTGAGGATGAGAGTTGATACAAAGCTACATCCGCCACAACC ATATATTCGAAAGGACATGCTAGTTGAAGTCGGGAAAGATGCCAAGTCCGTGCCTTTCAATCAAATTTTAGAATTGTTGTATAACAAAGGTGAATATTTGGCATTTGCACCCGACACAAGTGAGACCAGGATGATGATTAATATATTGTCCATCAAGTTTCCTCTGCTCGAG TTGACATCAATAATTTACAAAGATGAAGAAGAGCTTGAGACATACATACGCTCGGACCTGTATGGTGCCGATGATCAAGTGAA GAACGCGACAAACCCAAAAATTAAAGGAGCTGTTGTTTTTCATGATCAAGGGCCTAAGGTGTTTGATTATAGCATACGCTTGAACCATACATGGGCTTTTTCTGGATTCCCTGATGTTAAATCTATTATGGATATCAATGGTCCATATCTCAATGACTTGGAATTAGGGGTGAACACAATACCAATTATGCAGTACAGCTTCAGTGGATTCTTAACT CTTCAACAGGTCCTGGACTCCTTCATTATCTACGTCCAACAACAACGAGTGGCAAACATAGACACCAAAGATTTAGTATCACCTTCAAAGTCAGCTTTGTTTCACACGCAACTCATACCTTGGACGCAGTTTAGCCCTTCAAATATAAGACTCTTCCCTTTTCCAACTCGTGCATACACTGATGACGAGTTCCAGTCCATCGTCAAGAAAGTCATGGGAGTGCT GTACTTGCTGGGATTTCTCTATCCAATTTCTCAACTGATTAGTTATTCTGTTTTTGAAAAG GAGCAGAGGATCAAGGAAGGACTCTACATGATGGGTTTAAAGGATGAGATGTTTCATCTTTCATGGTTTCTAACTTACGCACTGCAG TTTGGAGTCTCTTCTGGTGTCATCACTCTTTGCACGATGGGAACCCTTTTCAAGTACAGCGACAAGACACTGGTGTTTGTTTACTTTTTCTCTTTTGGGCTGAGCTCAATAACACTATCATTTCTGATCTCCACCTTCTTCACTCGGGCAAAGACTGCGATAGCAGTTGGGACACTTTCTTTTCTTGGAGCTTTCTTCCCTTATTATACAGTAAACGATGAAGCTGTTTCTCT GATATTAAAGGTCATGGCATCTTTTCTTTcacccacggcttttgctttaGGGTCTATCAACTTTGCTGATTATGAACGTGCTCAGGTTGGCCTACGATGGAGCAACATCTGGCGG GAGTCTTCAGGGGTTTGTTTCTTGGTCTGCCTTTTGATGATGGTGGTTGACACTTTCTTATATGGTGCAGTTGGTTTGTGTTTAGATAAG GTCCTTCATAGGGAAAATAAGTTGCTCTACCAATGGCGTTTACGTAAGCACTTTTGGAGGAAGAAAAATGATAGCAAGCAATTTTCTTCCAGTTCTGTGGTCAAACTGGCTGGCAGTGACTCTGGGATAAACAGTCGTCCATTTCAAAGAGATGCAAATGAAGCATCCGTGGAAGAAATAGGTTTAGAATTAAAGCAACAAGAGTCCGATGGCAG ATGTATTCAGATTAGAGGTCTGCACAAGGTGTATGATACTAAGAAGGCAAGTTGCTGTGCTGTCAATTCTTTACAATTGACGCTgtatgaaaatcaaattctcgCTCTTTTAG GACACAATGGTGCTGGTAAAAGCACAACAATGTCCATGCTCGTTGGTCTTGTTCATCCTACATCTGGAGATGCATTAGTTTTTGGACGGAACATCTTGACAGACATG GATGAAATTCGCAAAAGTTTGGGTGTCTGCCCACAATACGACATTCTTTTTCCAGAATTGACA GTGAAGGAGCACTtggaaatattttctgatctAAAAGGTGTGAATGAAGATCGCTTGAAAAATGCTGTGATGGAAATGGCTGAAGAA GTAGGTTTGGCAGACAAGCTCAATACTGTTGTGGGAGCTCTTTCTGGAGGCATGAGGAGGAAACTATCTCTTGGAATTGCATTAATAGGAGACAGCAAG GTTGTTATTCTTGATGAACCCACAAGTGGAATGGATCCTTACTCAATGCGGTTGACATGGCAGttaattaaaagaattaaaaagGGAAGGATAATATTACTAACTACTCACTCCATGGATGAAGCTGATGTGCTAGGAGATCGAATTGCTATCATGGCTAATGGTTCTCTGAAATGCTGCGGAAG TTCCTTTTTCTTAAAGCAGAAGTATGGTGTTGGTTACACTCTTACTCTGGTCAAG ACTACACCTACTACCTCTGCAGCAGCTGATATAGTTTACCGTCACATCCCATCAGCGATATGCGTGAGCGAA GTTGGTAATGAGCTTACATTCAAGCTTCCTCTTGCTTCCTCCTCATCATTTGAGAGCATGTTTCGGGAAATAGAGTGTTATGTGCAAAGATCAAATCCTACTGTTGGAACTGTAGGTTATGGGGATGGTAATTCGCTTGGCATTGAAAGTTATGGCATTTCTGTCACAACTTTAGAGGAAGTATTTTTGAGAGTTGCTGGTGGTGATTTTGATAACACTGAGTGCCTTGATAGTAAGAAGCTTTTAACAACTCCTGATTCTAATGTTCAGCAACCCGGCGAAAATCACACATCAAATCGAATAATTTATTCAAAACTTTGCAAAAGTTGTATTGAAGTTATTGGCTACATGATGGCGACTATGGGGAAAGCTAGTGGTCTATTTTGGGCAACTACTCTGCATATCTTAAATTTCATTAGTATGCAGTGTTGTTGCTTTTGCACATTTTCAAGGTCAACTTTCTGGAAACACTCAAAAGCATTAATTATAAAGAGAGCAATGTCAGCTCGCCGTGATCAAAAAACAATTGTTTTTCAGTTGTTGATCCCGGCCATCTTTTTGCTTTTCGGTCTTCTTTTAGTCAAGCTTAAGCCGCATCCCGACCAGCAATCCATAACCTTCACAACCTCACGCTTCAATCCACTATTAActggtggaggtggaggtggaccAATTCCTTTCGATCTATCGTCGCTAGCTGCAAATGAG GTTTCGGAGCATGTGCATGGAGGATGGATTCAAAAATTTCAACCGACTACATATAGATTTCCTGATTCACAGAAGGCATTTGAAGATGCTGTTGAAGCTGCGGGGCCAACTTTGGGGCCAATTTTACTTTCAATGAGTGAATATCTAATGTCTAGCTTTAATGAATCCTATCAGTCTAG ATATGGAGCAGTAGTTGTTGATAAACGGAGTGAGGATGGAAGTCTTGGTTACACCATTCTTCACAATAGTTCCTGCCAGCATGCTGCTCCAACCTTTGTTAATTTGATAAATTCAGCAATACTCAGGCTTGCTACCCTTGACGAGAATATGACTATTCAAACACGTAATCACCCTTTGCCACTGACACAGAGTCAGCGTCTGCAACGTCAT GATCTGGATGCCTTTACTGTGGCCATTATTGTTAATATTGCCTTCTCCTTCATCCCTGCTTCATTTGCAGTGGCCGTTGTGAAG GAACGTGAAGTGAAAGCAAAGCACCAACAACTTATTAGTGGG GTGTCTGTACTTTCATATTGGGCTTCAACTTATATATGGGATTTCATCAGCTTCTTAATTCCGTCCACTTTTGCGATTCTTCTTTTTTCCATATTTG GTCTAGATCAATTCATCGGGAGGGCCTCTTTCTTCCCAACTATCCTCATGTTTCTAGGATATGGATCGGCAATTGCATCATCTACGTACTGCCTGACGTTTTTCTTTTCTGAACATAGCATGGCACAG AATGTTGTCCTCTTGGTACATTTTTTCACTGGGCTCGTTCTTATGGTTATATCATTCATAATGGGGCTCATAGAATCAACAACATATGCGAACACTCTTCTCAAG AATTTCTTCAGATTGTCGCCTGGGTTTTGTTTTGCTGATGGATTAGCTTCGTTAGCTCTTTTGCGCCAGGGGGTGAAAAAAGGATCAGGTGATACTGTATTTGACTGGAATGTAACTGGTGCCTCCATTTGTTATTTGGCTGCTGAG GGCATCATTTACTTTGTGTTGACACTTGGTCTTGAACTTTTGCTTCCtctcaaaataaattttgtgaCAGCATCTGAGTTGTTTACAAGTGTAAAAAAAATGTTCGACACAACTTCCAGTAGCTCTTTACAACCGCTTCTTAAATCAAGCTCAGGAGATGCTAATGATCTTGAAGAGGATATAGATGTACAAACAGAAAGAAACAGGGTGCTATCAGGTTCAGTGGGCAGGGCTATTATCTATCTGCGTAATCTTCGTAAG GTTTATCCAGGAGGGAAGCAACAGGGTTCAAAAATCGCAGTTCATTCATTGACGTTTTCTGTACAAGAAGGAGAATGTTTTGGTTTTCTTGGCCCTAATGGAGCAGGGAAAACAACAACTCTGTCGATGCTCTCTG GAGAAGAAAGTCCCAGCTCTGGAACTGCCTTTATTTTTGGTAAAGATATCGGATCCAGCCCGAAGGCTGCTCGTCGACAT ATTGGTTATTGTCCGCAATTTGATGCTCTGCTTGAGTTTGTCACTGTCCGGGAACACCTTTACCTCTATGCAAGAATAAAAGGAGTTCAAGAGTACGAACTTGAACGT GTAGTGACTGAAAAGTTGGTGGAATTTGACTTGTTGAAGCATGCTGATAAACCATCATATGCATTAAGTGGTGGAAACAAACGGAAATTATCTGTTGCAATTGCAATGATTGGAGATCCTCCTATTGTAATTCTTGACGAGCCATCTACTG GAATGGATCCTATTGCTAAAAGATTCATGTGGGAAGTTATATCACGGCTATCAACTAGACGAGGAAAGACAGCTGTCATCCTAACTACCCACAGCATGAATGAGGCTCAAGCTCTTTGTACTAGGATCGGGATAATG GTTGGAGGAAAGCTAAGATGCATTGGGAGTCCTCAACATTTGAAAAATAGATTTGGAAATCATCTTGAACTAGAG GTTAAACCGACTGAAGTAAGCTCCTTGGACTTGGTTACTTTGTGCCAAGCCATTCAGGAGGAGTTCTTCGACATTCCGTATCATCCACGAAGTTTACTTACTGACCTTGAAGGTTGTATTGGGGGTACTGAGTCAACAACTGCAGCTACAGCAGCCGAGATCAGCTTATCGGATGAAATTATTGTTACAATCGGAAGATGGCTTGGCAATGTAGAAAGAGTGGAGAGTCTTGTATCAGGAGATTGCGGTTCTCATGGGATTTTGGGTGAACAGTTGTCCGAGCAATTGCTTCGTGATG GGGGTATTCCACTGCCCGTGTTTTCAGAGTGGTGGTTAACGATAGACAAATTTTCAGCAATTGATTCATTTATTCAGTCCTCCTTTCCTGGTGCAACGTACCAAGGTAGTAATGGATTGAGCGCGAAATATCAG ATGCCGTTCCAGGAAGATCTCTCGCTTGCTGATGTTTTTGGGCACATGGAAAGGAACAG AAATGAACTGGGTATATCTGAGTACAGCATCAGCCAATCTACACTCGAGACAATATTTAACCATTTTGCTTCGAATTCTTGA